One Mercurialis annua linkage group LG3, ddMerAnnu1.2, whole genome shotgun sequence DNA window includes the following coding sequences:
- the LOC126671330 gene encoding disease resistance protein RPM1-like, with protein sequence MPHLRFRRETDDRKETYFAEMSSRRASNTRKLGKISCLSSYDNLFWKINKYEKLPHHLKSCLDYIFITRPCQKPVLVQVLMAQGLIPDRPGEIIEDVAENFVEELIALGMLVENRYCGSLEVAKCYNNSCSVDVDEQKFMSKAENLDVHAIVSFDERNHRSIDFKNLRICSLFLIAAYDWDPHRGLSRDFMQDICKLQFLVVLDIFGVIESIPDEVGNLVNLEYLGLAVCINMDNLPRSLGNLQKLQTLHLTYYESLRELPVELLKLRQLRHLLLVRCGNDSEVRVPKGIGMLANLQTCEGVYAGDGMAKELGTLTQLRRFGATRVSEGHASELAAAIMNMENLHSLSLEAEDAWINGEYRGVLPQLENFSPPHLVQELTLCGALIEIPNWIAPMQKLTRLSLTRSNLSQDEASLLQYLPKLKHLDLWKAYDAKIIGKEFCEVGSFPKLETLRFSSEHLVEWDEIVNGAFPSLRYLEFYNCENMRFITEDLRNLSRLQELNFLAVHEDLARQLRGKEKYKIKQIPKVMFL encoded by the coding sequence ATGCCTCACTTACGCTTCCGTCGCGAAACAGATGACCGCAAGGAGACGTATTTCGCAGAAATGTCAAGTAGAAGAGCTAGTAATACCAGAAAATTAGGTAAGATTTCTTGTTTATCAAGCTATGACAACCTTTtctggaaaataaataaatatgaaaagcTTCCTCATCATCTCAAGTCTTGCTTAGATTATATATTTATCACCAGACCTTGTCAAAAACCTGTACTGGTTCAAGTTCTGATGGCCCAAGGTCTAATACCAGATAGGCCAGGGGAAATCATAGAGGATGTGGCAGAAAATTTTGTCGAGGAGTTAATTGCGCTAGGAATGCTTGTAGAAAATCGCTACTGCGGAAGTCTAGAAGTTGCGAAATGCTACAATAATTCATGTAGTGTTGATGTAGATGAACAAAAATTTATGTCTAAAGCTGAAAATTTAGATGTGCATGCTATAGTCAGTTTTGATGAGAGGAACCATCGgtcaattgattttaaaaacctCAGAATTTGTAGTCTGTTTTTGATTGCTGCATACGATTGGGATCCTCATCGAGGTCTTTCCCGGGATTTTATGCAAGATATCTGCAAGTTGCAATTTTTGGTGGTGTTGGATATATTTGGTGTCATTGAATCCATTCCTGATGAAGTGGGGAATTTGGTTAACCTCGAGTATTTGGGGTTGGCCGTGTGTATAAATATGGATAATCTACCGCGGAGTTTAGGTAATCTTCAGAAACTTCAAACTCTGCATCTAACATACTATGAAAGCCTACGAGAACTACCGGTGGAATTGCTGAAACTTCGACAGCTGAGGCACCTTCTACTTGTTAGGTGCGGCAATGACTCGGAAGTCAGAGTACCCAAAGGGATTGGAATGTTGGCGAATCTTCAAACATGCGAAGGCGTGTATGCTGGAGATGGCATGGCTAAAGAATTGGGTACTTTAACCCAACTACGTAGATTTGGTGCTACGCGTGTCTCTGAAGGCCATGCTAGTGAGCTAGCTGCAGCTATTATGAACATGGAAAACCTTCACTCATTGTCTTTAGAAGCAGAGGACGCATGGATTAACGGTGAATACAGAGGTGTTTTACCTCAACTTGAGAACTTTTCCCCTCCGCATCTTGTTCAAGAGCTGACTTTATGTGGAGCTCTAATCGAAATCCCCAACTGGATTGCTCCCATGCAGAAGCTTACCAGGTTAAGTTTAACTCGATCTAATTTATCACAGGATGAAGCTTCTCTCCTTCAGTATCTTCCCAAACTAAAACATTTAGACCTATGGAAAGCATATGATGCAAAGATCATCGGCAAGGAATTTTGCGAGGTTGGGAGTTTTCCAAAGCTAGAAACTCTTAGATTTTCTTCTGAGCATCTTGTGGAGTGGGATGAGATAGTGAATGGAGCTTTTCCGAGCTTAAGGTATCTCGAATTTTATAACTGCGAAAATATGAGATTTATTACTGAAGACTTGAGAAATTTATCTAGGCTTCAAGAACTAAATTTTTTGGCAGTACATGAAGACCTTGCAAGGCAACTGCGAGGTAAAGAGAAATACAAGATCAAACAAATTCCGAAAGTAATGTTCTTATGA
- the LOC126673287 gene encoding zinc finger CCCH domain-containing protein 56-like translates to MINSGNGIGTDYSFSVLLEHAADNDVEGFKRSVCDESEIGMVGLWFGHQKFSKKRALELRTPLMVAAKYGSVDVVKLIIALPEVDVNFSCGPDKCTALHCAASGGSVNAVDVVRLLLLAGADPKSSDANGHRPVDVVAASPIYPHLKIVLEDILKNSGFVCQWDLQISTNSLRSSPPPISWSSEEGSLSSISGMMLSSLNCKPMDAQVSSVKKGYPVDPSLPDIKNSIFTTDEFRMFCFKIQPCSRAYSHDWTECPFVHPGENARRRDPRRFNYSCVPCPDHRRGACRRGDMCEYSHGIFECWLHPAQYRTRLCKDGTSCTRRVCFFAHTSHEVRPLYASVDAATQLPQAAAMDFTAALNLLSGSPSSASPMSHFPFTPPLSPRNDFHLPMAWPQQNTSNLQSFGSNLQASRLRTPFSGRYIPSEELNRLQDFELQQLNLQNEVSSMSLPLPNCFSTDISTRLRQLNTLNLDRQLTMEVSSAQNTNQLDAASKFPPSYKSAVLNKQSMLSPIRTSVFSAKNVDYPLQASFDSSSPRRMSPRISEPMSLVGSQLASEKQQLQPGSLFSRELGSDHTYDLGLNSGNSWPDQKSVTKKVDWSIEEYEESRLQKLRSGAHSGHDPDLSWVQSVLKEPSLETEETSVGLVSGSVPDSLNDSNDHVGLPAWLEGMQFDQIVS, encoded by the coding sequence ATGATTAATTCAGGAAACGGTATAGGAACAGATTATTCTTTCTCTGTGTTGCTTGAGCACGCGGCAGATAACGATGTTGAGGGTTTTAAGCGTTCGGTATGTGATGAATCCGAGATTGGAATGGTTGGACTTTGGTTTGGTCATCAGAAATTTTCGAAAAAGCGGGCTCTTGAGCTTCGTACCCCGTTGATGGTTGCTGCTAAATATGGCAGTGTTGATGTTGTGAAGCTTATTATTGCTTTGCCTGAGGTGGATGTAAATTTCTCGTGTGGTCCGGATAAATGCACGGCCCTTCATTGTGCAGCTTCTGGTGGATCTGTTAATGCTGTTGATGTTGTTAGGCTGCTTTTACTTGCTGGTGCTGATCCTAAAAGCTCTGACGCTAATGGACATCGTCCTGTGGATGTTGTTGCTGCTTCTCCGATATATCCGCATTTGAAAATTGTCCTTGAAGATATCTTGAAGAATAGTGGTTTTGTTTGTCAATGGGATCTACAGATTTCAACTAATAGTTTGAGATCCTCTCCTCCGCCCATTTCATGGTCATCAGAAGAAGGTTCGCTATCTTCTATCTCGGGTATGATGTTGTCATCACTTAATTGTAAGCCTATGGATGCACAGGTTTCATCTGTAAAGAAAGGATATCCTGTTGATCCATCTCTTCCTGATATCAAGAACAGTATTTTTACTACGGATGAGTTTCGAATGTTCTGTTTTAAAATCCAGCCTTGCTCACGGGCATATTCCCATGACTGGACTGAATGTCCTTTTGTTCATCCTGGTGAGAATGCTCGGAGAAGAGACCCGAGGAGGTTTAATTACAGCTGTGTGCCGTGCCCAGATCATAGGAGAGGGGCATGTAGGCGTGGGGATATGTGCGAGTATTCTCATGGGATTTTCGAGTGCTGGCTACACCCAGCTCAATACAGGACTCGACTTTGTAAGGATGGCACTAGCTGTACACGCAGGGTCTGCTTTTTCGCTCATACGTCCCACGAAGTTAGGCCCTTGTATGCATCTGTTGATGCTGCAACGCAATTACCACAAGCAGCTGCCATGGATTTCACTGCTGCCTTGAACCTTTTGTCTGGTTCCCCTTCATCTGCATCGCCCATGTCACATTTTCCATTTACTCCACCTTTGTCTCCTCGAAATGATTTCCATTTACCCATGGCCTGGCCTCAGCAGAACACCTCTAATTTGCAGAGCTTTGGCAGCAATCTTCAAGCCAGCCGTCTGAGAACACCTTTTTCTGGAAGGTACATTCCATCTGAGGAGCTTAATAGGCTCCAAGATTTTGAGTTGCAGCAGCTAAATCTTCAAAATGAGGTGTCCTCTATGTCTCTGCCACTTCCCAACTGTTTCTCAACGGATATTTCCACTCGTTTGAGACAGTTGAATACATTGAATTTGGACAGGCAACTGACTATGGAGGTTTCATCCGCGCAGAACACCAATCAACTGGATGCTGCATCGAAGTTTCCCCCTTCTTACAAATCTGCAGTACTTAATAAGCAAAGCATGCTATCACCTATAAGAACAAGCGTCTTTTCTGCAAAAAATGTTGATTATCCTTTGCAGGCTTCATTTGATTCTTCTTCACCAAGGAGAATGTCACCTAGGATCAGCGAGCCTATGTCCCTAGTGGGATCCCAGCTAGCCAGCGAGAAGCAGCAACTGCAACCTGGCAGCCTATTCTCAAGGGAACTTGGCTCTGACCACACTTATGATCTTGGATTGAATAGTGGCAATTCATGGCCGGATCAGAAATCCGTCACCAAGAAAGTAGATTGGTCGATTGAAGAATATGAAGAGAGTCGGTTACAGAAATTGCGTTCAGGTGCTCATAGCGGGCACGACCCTGATCTGTCATGGGTTCAATCAGTGCTTAAGGAACCATCATTGGAGACAGAAGAAACAAGTGTTGGTTTAGTCTCAGGTTCTGTTCCAGATTCCCTGAATGACTCGAACGATCATGTCGGGTTGCCAGCTTGGCTTGAAGGAATGCAGTTTGATCAGATTGTTTCTTAG
- the LOC126672519 gene encoding chaperonin-like RbcX protein 2, chloroplastic, whose amino-acid sequence MVVALSVVGSSVVDSHTSPCFCLDSMNLKNTAELALQRNSVKRKQKTRPGSLELSSTFVDSWYHWRLSCKAISGVNNVNRSSRRRRRDRRVVIVNELAGQYEDAFDDVKGQILNYFTYKAVRTVLTQLYEMNPTNYTWLYNFVVSNKPGDGKQFLRLLVKERQDLAERVMVTRLHLYGKWIKKCDHTEMYKEISDENLGLLRERLMETVIWPSDDSNTEKIG is encoded by the exons ATGGTGGTAGCTTTGTCAGTGGTGGGTTCATCAGTGGTGGACTCACACACCAGCCCATGCTTCTGTTTAGACAGTATGAATCTAAAAAACACAGCAGAATTGGCTTTGCAAAGGAATTCAGTGAAGAGGAAGCAAAAAACCAGACCGGGTTCATTAGAGTTGTCAAGTACTTTTGTGGATTCGTGGTATCACTGGAGGCTCTCGTGCAAAGCAATTTCAGGTGTTAATAATGTTAACAGAAGCTCGAGGCGGCGGAGAAGGGATCGGAGAGTTGTTATTGTGAATGAACTGGCGGGACAATATGAGGATGCTTTTGATGATGTCAAAGgg CAAATACTCAACTATTTCACATATAAGGCTGTGAGAACTGTTCTTACTCAGCTCTATGAGATGAATCCAACCAATTATACTTGGTTGTATAA TTTCGTGGTATCAAACAAGCCCGGAGATGGCAAGCAGTTCCTCCGACTTCTTGTAAAG GAGAGGCAGGACCTTGCAGAAAGAGTGATGGTAACACGCCTCCACTTGTATGGAAAATGGATTAAG AAATGTGATCATACTGAAATGTATAAAGAAATATCCGATGAGAACTTGGGGTTGCTGCGCGAACGGCTAATGGAGACTGTGATATGGCCATCGGATGACTCGAACACGGAGAAGATAGGCTGA
- the LOC126672518 gene encoding uncharacterized protein LOC126672518 — MPTSSTAVTHRPTDLLTRLSSPDHNIKLKAIREVKNHIIGSRTKKLAYLKLGAIPAVSSILSAAVAEFSSRLSDDNGDVIILENKNSNHYINNIIVQSAATLGSFACGFDAGVRAVLDAGVLPLLIRLLSISDEKVVDAGARSLRMIYQSKVTPKYDFFGEKKIEFLLTLLNSESENVTGLGASIIIHSCETNAEQKALRDAGVLKRLFALLGGSLNQRDGSLESLAAILRNNPDVISKFLGPENGSPLDYIIGLTKDRYPRTRLLACMCLIVIRNSSPCYLQDFSIKTKLIQLLLELLNEHGQVGDEAPFVFSSLIVDKEDLQQLAFEANALDKFFDHLKKSQLHPKRLQGVLLALADLCSKLETCRSRFLSLKVLKSVTDALNHDSIDVRTAACICIRSVTRSIKNLCAGNFMKETLVTPLVRLLDDPSVTIKVAALGAISNILVDFTTRKSTFVQCGGVKQLIYLSKSMDSTVRINALWALKNMVFQADNRFKEMAFMEITASLLANLICDYDPCVQEQALALVRNLVDGCASCLDYVFAENAIVLDAVGRQLASASEAGIGIQGMYVLANVASGNEFHKEAALHKLLPLVDDETQPFIIKFLQSNDSRLRAAAVWAIVNLTFPSSPGAFSRLVKLRSAGVVPQIKTMVNDPCLDVKLRVRTVLSQSMIFGDGLT, encoded by the exons ATGCCAACCTCCTCCACCGCCGTTACTCACCGTCCTACGGACCTCCTCACACGCCTCTCCTCACCCGACCACAACATCAAGCTCAAAGCTATCCGCGAAGTTAAAAACCATATCATCGGCAGTCGCACCAAAAAACTCGCCTATCTCAAGCTAGGCGCTATCCCCGCCGTCTCCTCCATTCTCTCCGCCGCCGTTGCCGAGTTTTCTTCTCGATTATCCGACGACAACGGTGACGTCATTATCCTGGAGAACAAAAATAGTAACCATTATATTAACAACATTATTGTCCAGTCTGCGGCGACTCTCGGTAGCTTCGCTTGCGGCTTCGACGCCGGTGTGAGAGCCGTTCTTGACGCCGGCGTGCTTCCTCTCCTAATTCGGCTTCTCTCTATCTCCGatgaaaag GTGGTGGATGCCGGTGCACGTTCACTTAGGATGATTTATCAGTCGAAAGTAACTCCGAAGTACGATTTCTTCGGcgagaaaaaaattgaattccTTCTTACGTTATTGAATAGTGAAAGTGAAAATGTTACTGGTCTTGGAGCAAGTATCATTATACATTCCTGTGAGACAAACGCCGAACAGAAAGCATTGCGTGATGCTGGGGTTTTAAAGAGGCTTTTTGCCCTTCTTGGAGGCTCGTTAAATCAGAGAGATGGTAGCTTGGAGTCTTTAGCTGCTATATTGAGGAACAATCCTGATGTTATATCAAAGTTTTTGGGGCCGGAAAATGGAAGTCCGTTGGATTATATTATTGGATTGACCAAGGATAGGTATCCCCGGACTAGATTACTTGCTTGTATGTGCCTGATTGTTATAAGAAATTCCTCTCCTTGCTATTTACAGGATTTTAGTATTAAGACGAAATTGATACAGCTTCTACTTGAGCTTCTTAATGAGCATGGTCAAGTTGGAGATGAAGCTCCCTTTGTTTTTTCTAGTTTAATTGTGGACAAGGAGGATTTACAACAATTGGCTTTTGAGGCAAATGCCCTCGATAAGTTTTTTGACCACTTGAAAAAAAGTCAATTACATCCTAAACGACTCCAAGGTGTCCTGCTGGCATTGGCTGATCTATGCTCAAAGCTGGAGACTTGTCGATCTAGATTCCTGTCATTGAAG GTTTTGAAATCAGTGACTGATGCACTAAATCATGACAGCATTGATGTAAGGACTGCAGCTTGTATTTGTATAAGAAGTGTCACTCGGTCTATCAAG AACTTATGTGCAGGAAATTTTATGAAGGAAACGCTTGTGACTCCCTTGGTCCGGCTTCTGGATGACCCTTCAGTGACTATCAAG GTTGCAGCTCTGGGTGCTATTAGCAATATACTAGTTGATTTTACCACACGAAAATCAACTTTTGTACAATGTGGAGGTGTAAAACAGCTCATCTATTTATCCAAATCGATGGATTCAACTGTCAGGATAAATGCATTATGGGCCTTGAAGAACATGGTGTTTCAGGCAGATAATAGATTTAAAGAAATGGCCTTTATGGAGATCACTGCTTCTTTATTAGCAAACCTTATATGTG ATTATGACCCTTGTGTTCAAGAGCAAGCTCTAGCACTTGTTCGGAATCTTGTTGATGGATGTGCAAGTTGCCTTGATTATGTCTTTGCTGAAAATGCTATTGTATTAGATGCTGTTGGAAGGCAACTAGCCAGTGCTTCGGAGGCTGGAATTGGCATACAG GGAATGTATGTGCTTGCAAATGTAGCCAGTGGTAATGAATTCCATAAGGAAGCAGCTCTGCACAAACTCCTTCCACTAGTGGATGATGAAACCCAACCTTTTATAATCAAGTTCTTGCAGAGTAATGACAGCCGCTTGCGTGCAGCTGCTGTCTGGGCCATAGTAAACCTCACATTTCCTTCAAGTCCTGGTGCATTTAGTCGGCTTGTTAAACTTCGGAGTGCCGGAGTAGTACCACAAATAAAGACCATGGTCAATGATCCTTGCCTAGATGTGAAG CTTCGTGTTCGAACAGTGCTCAGTCAATCTATGATATTTGGCGATGGCCTCACTTGA
- the LOC126673286 gene encoding putative pentatricopeptide repeat-containing protein At5g59200, chloroplastic — protein sequence MNVSLTLNPTKLPSLPQQTQFKPEPKKDWNAIIKHHANHKNDNAILSTYMQMESLNIPPNTSTLPLVFKACTRLNAFETGKKIHSSIKGTNLINDVRVGTSVVDFYCKCGHVVEANEVFFTLSQRDLVMWNAVVSGYVGCGCFEEAIWLFKEMGTEGYEPNSRTLVALLMACGRVLELKLGQEIHGYCIRNGFFYLNFHVGTALIGFYLNFDVRMSSIVFDMMIVRNAVSWNALITGYFEAGDYVKALELFVCMIKDGVEFDMVTLLVVIQASAGFGSLEFGMQIHQLAMKLRLGDDLFIQNALLNMYVDIGSLELACRVFDGVTIRDAAFWNSMLAAYIDYSCYEEAIGLFSLMRTETREGERTIAVILPLCSELADGLKIGRSLHALACKNGIRMNIFIGNALLSMYADLTSAEDALNVFNQMCDVDVVSYNTLISALSHSNLRDKAWQLFEMMRESELDPNSHTMISLLAACGDETCLNIGKSIHAFVVKHEIEISISLNTSLTDMYMNCGDETAARYLFETFSNRDLVSWNAMIAALVKNNKTDDALLLFNRMISEVEPNSITIINVLSTCTDLANLLFGQCLHAYAARRYSPLSSNLSLANAFITMCARCGTMQNAEKIFRTLPKRNIISWNALITGYGAHGSASEAIIAFVQMLEDGFQPNEVTFLSVLSACRHAGLIEKGLQVFDSMVQDFKMIPELAHYGCVVDLLGRGGRLDEAREFINDMHIEPDASVWRALLSACRVHSNTKLASEIFEKLVELEPNNAGNYILVANIYAAAGVWPEVIKIRTWLKEKGLKKPPGTSWIVIRGQTHSFTAGDTLHPQSEKIYENVNSLLAIMRRFGYVADLHLSMDDEEN from the coding sequence ATGAACGTTTCCCTTACCTTAAACCCTACAAAACTCCCGTCCTTGCCTCAACAAACCCAATTCAAACCAGAGCCAAAAAAAGATTGGAATGCAATCATCAAGCACCACGCAAATCACAAAAATGACAATGCAATCCTCTCAACTTACATGCAAATGGAATCTCTCAACATACCACCTAATACTTCAACTCTGCCTCTTGTTTTCAAGGCATGTACGAGGCTGAACGCGTTCGAGACGGGCAAGAAAATACATTCTAGTATCAAGGGTACTAATTTGATCAATGATGTTAGAGTTGGGACATCTGTTGTTGATTTTTACTGTAAATGTGGGCATGTTGTTGAAGCGAACGAAGTGTTTTTTACGTTGTCTCAGAGAGATTTGGTTATGTGGAATGCTGTTGTTTCGGGGTATGTGGGGTGTGGTTGTTTTGAGGAGGCGATTTGGTTGTTTAAAGAGATGGGAACGGAGGGTTATGAGCCGAATTCGCGCACTTTAGTGGCGTTGTTAATGGCGTGTGGGCGGGTTTTGGAACTTAAGTTAGGCCAGGAGATACATGGTTATTGCATAAGgaatggttttttttatttgaatttccATGTAGGTACTGCTCTGATTGGTTTCTATTTGAATTTTGATGTGAGAATGTCGAGCATTGTTTTTGATATGATGATTGTGCGGAATGCTGTGAGTTGGAACGCGTTGATTACCGGGTATTTTGAAGCTGGGGATTATGTGAAAGCGTTGGAGCTTTTTGTTTGTATGATTAAGGATGGTGTCGAGTTTGACATGGTCACTTTATTAGTTGTTATTCAAGCAAGTGCTGGATTTGGATCACTTGAATTCGGTATGCAAATCCATCAATTGGCTATGAAGTTAAGACTTGGTGATGATTTGTTCATACAAAATGCTCTGCTTAATATGTATGTTGATATTGGAAGTTTAGAATTAGCTTGTCGAGTATTTGATGGTGTAACCATTCGCGATGCTGCCTTTTGGAACTCTATGTTAGCTGCATATATCGATTATTCCTGTTATGAGGAAGCTATCGGTTTGTTTAGTTTAATGCGAACAGAAACTCGAGAAGGTGAAAGAACTATTGCTGTTATTTTGCCTTTATGCTCAGAGTTAGCTGATGGCTTGAAAATTGGTAGAAGCTTGCATGCTCTTGCCTGCAAGAATGGAATTAGGATGAATATTTTCATTGGAAATGCATTATTAAGCATGTATGCAGATCTAACTAGTGCTGAAGATGCTCTTAATGTCTTCAATCAGATGTGTGATGTGGATGTTGTCTCGTACAATACTTTGATCTCTGCACTTTCTCATAGCAATTTGAGGGACAAGGCGTGGCAATTATTCGAGATGATGCGCGAATCAGAACTAGATCCTAACTCTCATACGATGATATCTCTACTTGCTGCTTGTGGTGACGAAACATGCCTAAATATTGGGAAATCTATCCATGCTTTTGTCGTAAAACACGAAATTGAAATTAGTATTTCTCTGAACACTTCACTCACTGATATGTATATGAATTGCGGTGATGAAACCGCTGCTAGGTATCTATTCGAGACCTTTTCGAATAGAGATTTGGTATCTTGGAATGCTATGATTGCTGCACTTGTTAAGAACAATAAAACTGATGATGCCTTATTGCTTTTCAACCGTATGATTTCAGAAGTTGAACCTAACTCCATTACTATCATAAATGTTCTATCTACATGCACTGATCTTGCCAATCTACTTTTCGGTCAATGCTTACATGCTTATGCGGCAAGAAGATATTCCCCTCTTAGTTCAAATTTGTCGCTCGCAAATGCTTTCATAACAATGTGTGCAAGATGTGGTACTATGCAGAATGCAGAAAAGATATTTAGAACCTTACCGAAAAGAAATATTATCTCTTGGAATGCGCTGATAACTGGCTACGGAGCACACGGTTCTGCTTCCGAAGCTATCATTGCCTTTGTGCAGATGTTGGAAGATGGTTTTCAGCCAAATGAAGTAACTTTCCTGTCTGTTCTGTCTGCTTGTCGCCATGCCGGTCTGATAGAGAAGGGTTTGCAGGTTTTTGATTCCATGGTTCAGGATTTTAAGATGATCCCTGAGCTTGCTCACTATGGCTGTGTGGTTGATCTACTAGGCCGAGGTGGACGCTTAGATGAAGCCAGGGAATTTATCAATGATATGCATATCGAACCTGATGCATCGGTGTGGAGAGCCCTGCTCAGTGCTTGTCGAGTTCATTCTAACACGAAACTAGCTTCCGAAATTTTCGAAAAACTAGTCGAATTAGAACCAAATAATGCTGGGAACTACATTTTGGTAGCTAACATATATGCTGCAGCTGGTGTTTGGCCAGAGGTTATAAAAATAAGGACCTGGCTTAAAGAAAAGGGTTTAAAGAAACCTCCAGGAACTAGTTGGATTGTGATTAGAGGCCAGACTCATTCTTTTACTGCTGGAGACACATTGCATCCTCAATCAGAAAAAATCTATGAAAATGTGAATTCTTTGTTAGCGATAATGAGAAGATTTGGATATGTTGCTGATCTTCATCTGTCAATGGATGATGAGGAGAATTAA